A genome region from Staphylococcus capitis subsp. capitis includes the following:
- a CDS encoding SdrH family protein — protein MNNNKIKHSFVLTGFAFMLSTSLFDNHAHAADDNTKPISSSANTNQIESENQTSSDDNSISQQPQSNENEVNPLATSENEQSDSNSINDLNSDTDTDSDSDSDADSDSDSASDSDVASDSDADSDSDSDSDADSEADLDSDSDSESDSDSDSDSDSGSDLDSDSDSDSDSDSDSDSDSGSDSDSDSGSDLDSDSDSDSDSDSDSDSDSGSDSDSGSDSDSDSDSDSDSDSDSGSDSDSDSDSDSGSDSDSDSDSDSGSDSDSDSDSDSDSGSDSGSGHDHTSDHGHDHTSDGGSDGHSHSGSGHSGSHSHNHGNSNGHGSGDNYPSDGNDNSSSSGHNNGNENDHSHQSGSHHPSNSNNNGQPSSNHTEGSSSNANHHASDGDHSSSIHPQDSNDGILLNPNRGSHDNENSSNSGAPLKRNSNDDNDLNYSQSNHQKPNYDRNQFIWNRSGSVVNHNNSQNTSKGEQSQDSEKNSLLDRFRSLASGAYKYNPFLINQVRNLDTENGEITDSDIYSLFKKQNFSGNEYLDSLQKGSNYFRFQYFNPLNASKYYENLDEQVLALITGEIGSMPDLKKPNDKEKGSRSAFKNHSADEITTNDNEQSEDYNKNKKLDRALITLGSAIVSIFAGVVGMFIYNRRKNKQ, from the coding sequence ATGAATAATAATAAAATCAAGCATTCGTTTGTATTAACAGGTTTTGCATTTATGTTAAGTACATCTTTATTTGATAATCATGCGCATGCAGCAGATGATAATACAAAGCCCATTTCTTCGAGTGCTAATACGAATCAAATAGAATCTGAAAATCAGACTTCAAGTGATGATAATTCAATAAGTCAACAACCTCAATCCAATGAAAATGAAGTAAATCCACTCGCGACTTCTGAAAATGAGCAGTCTGATTCGAATTCAATAAATGATTTAAATTCTGATACTGATACTGACTCAGACAGCGATTCTGACGCAGACAGTGACTCGGACTCAGCTAGCGATTCTGACGTAGCTAGTGATTCTGACGCAGACAGTGATTCAGACAGCGATTCTGACGCAGATAGCGAGGCAGATTTAGATAGTGATTCAGACTCAGAGAGTGATTCAGACTCAGACAGCGACTCAGATTCAGGCAGTGATTTAGATTCAGACAGCGATTCTGACTCAGATAGTGACTCAGATTCAGACAGCGATTCTGGTTCAGACAGTGACTCAGATTCAGGCAGTGATTTAGATTCAGACAGCGATTCTGACTCAGATAGTGACTCAGATTCAGACAGCGATTCTGGTTCAGACAGTGACTCTGGTTCAGATAGCGATTCAGATTCGGACAGTGATTCAGATTCAGACAGTGATTCTGGTTCAGACAGCGACTCAGATTCAGACAGTGACTCTGGTTCAGACAGCGACTCAGATTCAGACAGTGACTCTGGTTCAGATAGCGATTCAGATTCGGACAGCGATTCTGACTCAGGCAGTGACTCAGGTTCCGGACATGATCACACATCTGATCACGGACACGATCATACGTCTGATGGTGGTAGTGATGGCCATTCACATTCGGGTAGTGGACATTCTGGCTCCCATAGTCATAACCACGGCAACTCAAATGGACACGGGTCTGGGGATAACTATCCTTCTGATGGAAATGATAATAGTAGTTCAAGTGGTCATAATAATGGCAACGAGAATGATCATTCACATCAAAGTGGTTCACATCACCCATCTAATTCAAATAATAACGGGCAACCTTCGAGTAACCATACGGAAGGTAGCTCATCAAATGCAAATCATCATGCTAGCGATGGCGATCATTCTTCGTCAATACATCCTCAGGATAGTAATGATGGAATTTTACTAAATCCTAATAGAGGTAGTCATGATAATGAAAATAGTAGCAATAGTGGGGCTCCATTAAAAAGAAATTCTAATGATGACAATGACTTGAATTACTCACAATCTAACCATCAAAAGCCTAACTATGATAGAAATCAATTTATTTGGAATAGATCGGGTTCAGTTGTAAATCATAATAATTCTCAAAACACCAGTAAAGGTGAGCAAAGTCAAGATTCTGAAAAAAATTCATTATTAGATAGATTTAGAAGTTTAGCTAGCGGTGCCTATAAATACAATCCATTTTTAATTAATCAAGTAAGAAATCTAGATACTGAAAATGGTGAAATTACTGATAGTGATATTTATAGTTTATTTAAAAAACAAAATTTTAGTGGAAATGAATATTTAGATTCTTTACAAAAAGGTTCAAATTATTTCAGATTTCAATATTTCAATCCATTAAACGCAAGTAAATATTATGAAAACTTAGATGAACAAGTATTGGCTTTAATTACTGGTGAAATTGGCTCCATGCCTGACTTGAAGAAACCTAACGATAAAGAGAAAGGTAGTCGTAGTGCTTTTAAAAATCATAGTGCAGATGAAATCACTACAAATGATAATGAACAATCTGAAGATTACAACAAAAATAAGAAATTAGATCGTGCGCTTATCACTTTAGGCAGTGCTATTGTTTCAATATTTGCAGGAGTCGTAGGTATGTTCATTTATAATAGAAGAAAAAATAAACAATAA
- a CDS encoding helix-turn-helix transcriptional regulator — translation MSILINNTSFKKAMFLKGYNLSDLSKELGIGISYLSAIANGKKIPSPKLAKNIANVLDVEIKDLFYFEEKEAQ, via the coding sequence ATGTCTATATTGATTAATAATACGTCTTTTAAAAAAGCGATGTTTTTAAAGGGATATAATTTATCAGATTTATCTAAAGAATTAGGAATAGGAATATCTTATTTAAGTGCAATTGCAAATGGAAAAAAGATTCCTAGTCCAAAACTAGCAAAAAATATAGCTAATGTCTTAGACGTTGAAATTAAAGATTTATTTTACTTTGAAGAAAAGGAGGCACAATAA
- a CDS encoding accessory gene regulator AgrB produces the protein MKIIDRKIDEFANYLQRRNNLNRIQFLKVRLGMQVVASNIEKTIVVYGLTLVFHTLIYTLISHLSYFIIRSNAHGAHAKSSLMCHIQNIIFFIIFPVLIIKSSIPYWFLLLLALFGFLFICKYAPAATRKQPIPKRLINRKRILSIIFYSIFTVISLVTLEPINKLILFGITLESVTLLPIFFPKEDI, from the coding sequence GTGAAAATAATAGATAGAAAAATTGATGAATTTGCTAACTATTTACAACGTAGGAATAACCTTAATCGTATACAATTTTTGAAAGTTCGTTTAGGTATGCAAGTAGTCGCTTCAAATATTGAAAAGACTATTGTTGTTTATGGTTTAACTCTAGTATTCCATACACTTATATACACACTAATAAGTCATTTAAGTTATTTTATAATAAGAAGTAATGCACATGGAGCACATGCAAAATCATCTTTAATGTGCCATATACAAAATATAATATTTTTTATTATTTTCCCTGTTTTAATAATAAAATCAAGTATTCCCTATTGGTTTTTATTACTATTGGCATTATTTGGTTTTTTGTTTATATGTAAATATGCTCCAGCAGCTACAAGAAAACAACCTATACCTAAACGATTGATTAATCGAAAAAGAATACTCTCTATTATTTTTTATAGTATTTTTACAGTTATATCTTTGGTAACACTAGAGCCTATAAATAAATTAATTTTATTCGGCATAACTCTAGAATCAGTTACGTTATTACCTATTTTTTTCCCTAAGGAGGATATATGA
- a CDS encoding delta-lysin family phenol-soluble modulin (Members of this family are produced with retention of the N-formyl-methionine at the N-terminus.) produces the protein MAADIVSTIGDFIKWIIETVKKFKK, from the coding sequence ATGGCTGCAGATATCGTATCTACAATCGGTGATTTCATTAAATGGATCATTGAAACAGTTAAAAAATTCAAAAAATAA
- the groES gene encoding co-chaperone GroES, which translates to MLKPLGNRVIIEKKEQEQTTKSGIVLTDSAKEKSNEGVIIAVGPGRLLDNGSRVAPEVSEGDTIVFQQYAGTEVKRGDDTYLILNEEDILAVIH; encoded by the coding sequence ATGCTTAAACCATTAGGAAATCGTGTGATTATTGAAAAGAAAGAGCAAGAACAAACAACTAAAAGCGGTATTGTTTTAACGGATAGCGCTAAAGAAAAATCAAATGAAGGTGTAATCATCGCTGTAGGACCAGGACGCCTACTAGACAATGGTTCACGAGTTGCTCCTGAAGTAAGTGAAGGCGACACTATTGTTTTCCAACAATATGCTGGAACAGAAGTTAAACGTGGTGACGATACTTACTTAATTTTAAATGAAGAAGATATTTTAGCAGTAATTCATTAA
- the agrD gene encoding cyclic lactone autoinducer peptide AgrD, producing MNSLFNLIFKFFTVIFEFIGFVAGANPCQLYYDEPEVPEELSKLYE from the coding sequence ATGAATAGCTTGTTTAATCTAATTTTTAAATTTTTCACTGTAATATTTGAATTTATCGGATTCGTAGCTGGTGCTAACCCTTGTCAACTTTATTATGACGAACCTGAAGTTCCAGAAGAATTATCTAAGCTTTATGAATAA
- the mroQ gene encoding intramembrane glutamic endopeptidase MroQ, which yields MRRLWVSLLTVLAYGLAQMLPGFILRSHLLGHMSKIETAKFMIFTQVSLFILAAIIIILINLKVKNPTTLEAGKKEPKRYIIPWALLGFCLVMVYQVIISLIYFTIMGSQQTSPNTERIIAIAKKMPIFIILISIVGPILEEFVFRKVFFGELYNAIKGNRIVSFLIASIVSSLVFALAHNDIKFIPMYFGMGMIFSLAYVYTKRIAVPIGIHMLQNGTVVLMQLFGADAIKKANEHANFILQLILN from the coding sequence ATGAGAAGACTTTGGGTGTCCTTATTAACGGTACTCGCCTATGGCTTGGCTCAAATGCTACCTGGTTTTATACTTAGAAGTCATTTGCTTGGTCATATGTCTAAAATTGAAACTGCTAAATTCATGATATTCACGCAAGTTTCTCTTTTTATATTAGCCGCAATTATAATAATTTTAATAAATTTAAAAGTTAAAAATCCCACTACACTGGAAGCTGGTAAGAAGGAACCCAAGAGATACATCATTCCTTGGGCACTATTAGGCTTTTGTCTTGTTATGGTTTATCAAGTTATTATTAGTTTGATTTACTTTACAATCATGGGTAGTCAACAGACAAGTCCAAACACTGAACGTATAATAGCAATCGCTAAAAAAATGCCTATTTTTATTATTTTAATATCTATAGTAGGTCCTATTTTAGAAGAATTTGTCTTCAGAAAGGTGTTCTTTGGTGAATTATATAATGCAATTAAAGGCAATCGCATCGTTAGCTTTTTGATTGCTTCAATTGTAAGTTCACTTGTCTTTGCTCTTGCACACAATGATATAAAATTTATCCCTATGTATTTTGGTATGGGCATGATCTTTTCACTTGCTTATGTATATACTAAAAGAATTGCTGTACCAATAGGTATTCACATGTTACAAAATGGTACAGTCGTACTTATGCAACTTTTTGGCGCAGACGCTATAAAAAAAGCTAATGAACATGCCAACTTTATTCTACAACTTATATTAAACTAA
- a CDS encoding carbon-nitrogen family hydrolase — translation MKIQLFQFHVIYGNTNKNEYKIQKWFKEYLNEDTDVVVLPEMWNNGYALEELKDKADTNLNRSFSLITQLAKQYNVDIVAGSVSNIKDNNVFNTAFSVNKDGELINEYDKVHLVPMLREPEFLKDGDKVPEPFQLSDGTLATQIICYDLRFPELLRYPAKNGAKIAFYVAQWPSARLNHWLSLLKARAIENDMYVVATNGCGNDGNTEYAGYSTVINPNGEIVQELCSDEGVLTTNIDLKLVDQQRESIPVFKNLKPTLYK, via the coding sequence ATGAAAATTCAACTTTTTCAATTTCATGTAATTTATGGAAACACTAATAAGAACGAATACAAAATCCAAAAATGGTTTAAAGAATACTTAAATGAAGATACTGATGTCGTTGTTTTACCTGAAATGTGGAATAATGGATACGCTTTAGAGGAATTAAAAGATAAAGCAGATACTAATTTAAATAGAAGTTTTTCACTTATAACTCAACTTGCTAAGCAATACAATGTTGATATTGTTGCAGGCTCTGTATCAAATATTAAAGACAACAATGTATTTAATACAGCATTTTCAGTGAATAAAGATGGCGAATTAATCAATGAGTACGATAAAGTCCACCTTGTGCCGATGCTTAGAGAACCAGAGTTTCTAAAAGATGGAGATAAAGTACCTGAACCTTTTCAGTTATCAGACGGCACCCTAGCGACACAAATCATTTGCTATGATTTACGATTTCCTGAATTGTTAAGATATCCGGCTAAAAACGGTGCTAAAATCGCATTTTACGTTGCACAATGGCCTAGCGCTAGGCTAAATCATTGGTTATCACTACTTAAAGCAAGAGCTATTGAAAATGATATGTATGTCGTTGCAACAAATGGTTGCGGTAATGATGGAAACACAGAATATGCTGGCTATTCGACCGTAATAAATCCTAATGGAGAAATAGTTCAAGAATTATGCAGTGATGAAGGAGTACTTACTACTAATATAGATTTAAAATTAGTTGATCAACAAAGAGAGTCTATTCCAGTATTTAAAAACTTAAAACCTACTCTATATAAATAA
- a CDS encoding helix-turn-helix domain-containing protein: protein MFDINIDEQEARELLEQAINQRVDELAREKFFMTYKELSEYLNLSKPTIEELLINNGMKYYMVGSTYRFKKSDVDAFMNQLTSHMDIYNNDLKQINVKKLMEVQNG, encoded by the coding sequence ATGTTCGATATTAATATTGATGAACAAGAAGCACGTGAGTTGTTAGAGCAAGCAATTAATCAACGTGTCGATGAACTAGCTAGGGAAAAGTTCTTTATGACTTATAAGGAATTATCTGAGTACCTAAATTTAAGTAAACCAACGATTGAAGAATTGCTAATTAATAATGGTATGAAGTATTACATGGTAGGTAGCACATACCGATTTAAGAAATCAGATGTTGATGCGTTTATGAATCAACTCACATCACACATGGATATATACAACAATGATTTAAAACAAATTAATGTTAAGAAATTGATGGAGGTGCAAAATGGTTAA
- a CDS encoding helix-turn-helix domain-containing protein, with amino-acid sequence MKKVGDYYKELRKDLKMTLEEFSYTIGLSKSYLNQIEKNERIPSKSKLFQNICYLNEFQKLDPPLPENEILKVFANQKKLDYSLLKKEYREYVEEFLENIIKHENSIGIKLDNLDNNCIAYPVNHDEKIKELDKPYFDLEWLLSQNDYHVFYGNKFFTDKNKIHTDSIDELTYSKLNEDDKKMIKTIIESIFETKYDKSKKVNNFKMNK; translated from the coding sequence ATGAAAAAAGTTGGAGATTATTATAAAGAATTAAGAAAAGACTTAAAAATGACGCTTGAGGAATTTTCTTATACCATTGGTTTATCAAAAAGTTATTTAAATCAAATAGAAAAAAATGAGAGAATACCTTCGAAAAGTAAACTATTTCAAAACATTTGTTATTTAAATGAATTTCAAAAACTAGATCCACCATTACCTGAAAATGAAATACTTAAAGTCTTTGCAAATCAGAAGAAACTTGATTATTCACTTTTGAAGAAAGAATACAGGGAGTACGTTGAAGAATTTCTAGAAAATATTATTAAACATGAAAATTCAATCGGTATAAAATTAGATAATTTAGATAATAATTGCATCGCTTATCCTGTCAATCATGATGAGAAAATTAAGGAATTAGACAAACCATATTTTGATTTAGAGTGGTTATTATCACAAAATGATTATCATGTGTTTTATGGAAATAAATTTTTTACTGACAAAAATAAAATCCATACTGATAGTATAGATGAATTAACTTATAGCAAATTAAATGAAGATGATAAAAAGATGATTAAAACAATAATCGAAAGTATTTTTGAAACAAAATACGACAAAAGTAAAAAGGTAAATAACTTTAAAATGAATAAGTAG
- a CDS encoding bifunctional DNA primase/polymerase: MKMYNAAKYLLNKDVQVVPLNDNKKPTVSFKNVTIDDDFIDNHFLAYAKTNVLGVLTRGLWCIDIDINHVNGESGFDSLKDIPYYDEFVSNAQNTLVQTTASGGKHVIFKKRDGVEYAQKIGYLPSVDIKAHDNNYFVLAGSKTAKGLYTSNKKKVIAYDGEFEDRIFSKRGNYLQQTMEKFSVKSVLPNHNFNYLQHTGKGGLGKEAYNRVINGESVERNNDVYKAISYALQCNVDIEPLKVIIGDVKANGDEFTLEEWEASYNSARNSLRI, from the coding sequence ATGAAAATGTACAATGCAGCAAAGTATCTACTTAATAAAGATGTGCAAGTTGTACCTTTAAACGATAATAAAAAGCCAACAGTATCATTTAAAAATGTAACTATTGATGATGATTTTATAGATAATCACTTTTTAGCATATGCAAAGACAAATGTATTAGGTGTTCTTACTCGTGGTTTATGGTGTATCGACATTGATATTAATCACGTAAATGGTGAAAGTGGCTTTGATAGTTTGAAAGACATTCCTTACTATGATGAGTTTGTTTCTAATGCACAAAATACGCTAGTGCAGACAACAGCAAGTGGGGGAAAGCATGTAATATTTAAAAAACGTGATGGCGTTGAATACGCTCAAAAAATAGGATATTTACCATCAGTAGACATTAAAGCACATGATAATAACTATTTTGTATTAGCTGGAAGTAAAACAGCTAAAGGACTATACACAAGTAATAAGAAAAAAGTAATCGCTTATGATGGTGAATTTGAAGATCGTATATTTTCAAAACGTGGAAATTACCTACAACAGACTATGGAAAAGTTCTCAGTAAAAAGTGTATTGCCTAATCACAATTTCAATTATTTACAACATACTGGTAAAGGTGGACTAGGTAAAGAGGCATACAATCGTGTAATCAATGGTGAAAGCGTAGAACGTAATAATGATGTATATAAGGCTATTAGTTATGCATTACAATGTAACGTGGATATAGAGCCTCTAAAAGTAATTATTGGTGATGTTAAAGCAAATGGTGATGAATTTACTTTAGAAGAGTGGGAGGCCTCATATAACAGTGCAAGAAACTCATTACGAATTTAA
- a CDS encoding site-specific integrase: MASYDQIAKNNWRYRISLGKNVDTGKYEYISKTGFKRKSDAKHQAEMIERQLRNGDYIAPSSSTFKQVADDWLKQYANDVKVSSVRAREKAIQHAIERFDTKPIQNIKKHDYQRFVDDMSAQYSKNYVDSIVASTNMIFKYAHDIKLIKTLPSEGIKRPKKQVTVEELEGNEIKQKFLEKDELLQFLKIAKYHHSPQNSFEVFTTLAYTGMRVGELLALKWSDIDFENNTISITKTYYNPNNNKKHYQILTPKTESSIGKISVDPHVIQLLKDYKVNVQDAWKNELYVDNNFVFTDVNGYPLVIKKLSTWIKAIMKKTNITNKQISTHSFRHTHCALLIEAGVHIKEIQERLRHKDINTTMNIYAKITNSYKKDASHKFSQLMESVSKELF; this comes from the coding sequence GTGGCAAGCTATGACCAAATCGCTAAAAATAACTGGCGTTATCGCATTTCACTTGGTAAAAACGTAGACACTGGCAAATACGAATACATATCTAAGACTGGCTTTAAACGTAAATCAGATGCTAAACATCAAGCTGAAATGATTGAGCGTCAATTAAGAAATGGTGACTATATCGCCCCATCTTCTAGCACATTCAAACAAGTAGCTGATGACTGGCTTAAGCAGTATGCTAATGATGTAAAAGTAAGTAGTGTCAGAGCGCGTGAGAAAGCCATACAGCATGCCATAGAGCGCTTTGATACTAAACCAATACAAAATATCAAGAAACATGATTATCAACGCTTTGTAGACGATATGAGCGCTCAGTATAGTAAAAATTATGTTGATAGTATTGTCGCCTCTACAAATATGATTTTTAAATATGCTCATGATATAAAATTAATAAAAACATTACCTAGTGAGGGTATTAAACGACCTAAAAAGCAAGTCACAGTTGAGGAATTAGAAGGAAACGAAATCAAACAAAAGTTTCTTGAAAAAGATGAATTACTACAATTTTTAAAGATTGCTAAGTATCACCATTCACCACAAAATAGCTTTGAAGTATTTACCACATTGGCATATACTGGCATGCGTGTAGGCGAGTTGTTAGCGTTAAAATGGTCTGATATAGACTTTGAGAACAACACGATTAGCATTACTAAGACTTATTACAATCCAAATAATAATAAAAAGCATTATCAGATACTTACACCTAAAACTGAAAGCTCAATCGGTAAAATATCAGTAGATCCCCACGTGATTCAATTACTCAAAGATTATAAGGTAAATGTCCAGGACGCTTGGAAAAATGAATTATATGTAGATAATAATTTTGTGTTTACTGATGTGAATGGCTATCCTCTTGTGATTAAAAAACTGTCTACATGGATTAAAGCAATTATGAAAAAGACAAATATAACCAATAAACAAATCAGTACACATTCGTTCCGTCATACACATTGTGCGTTACTGATTGAAGCAGGTGTACATATCAAAGAAATACAAGAACGATTACGCCACAAAGATATAAATACCACAATGAACATCTACGCAAAAATTACCAACTCATATAAAAAAGACGCTTCCCACAAGTTTAGTCAACTCATGGAAAGCGTCTCAAAAGAGTTATTTTAA
- a CDS encoding nitroreductase family protein, which produces MGIFNNNENEQSFNEAIETRRTIYNLEKTISISDEELEELIAHAVKHVPSAFNSQSTRIVLLLNDKNEQFWENSKSILKETMGPDRDFEPTRQKIDNFKHSHGTILYYEDQSVINALQEKMPNFYENFEIWSNQANAMHQYAIWTALATKGIGASLQHYNPIVDESTASQFDIPNTWKLIAQMPFGDVRENANEKEIKPLEDRFIIKK; this is translated from the coding sequence ATGGGTATTTTTAATAATAATGAAAATGAACAATCATTTAACGAAGCTATTGAAACTAGAAGAACTATTTATAATTTAGAAAAAACAATATCAATTAGTGACGAAGAACTAGAAGAATTAATCGCACATGCTGTCAAACACGTACCTTCTGCATTCAATTCTCAATCAACAAGAATTGTTTTACTTTTAAATGACAAAAATGAACAATTCTGGGAAAATTCGAAATCTATTTTAAAAGAAACTATGGGACCTGACAGAGACTTTGAACCTACCCGTCAAAAAATTGATAATTTTAAACATTCACATGGCACAATTCTTTATTATGAAGATCAAAGTGTTATTAATGCATTACAAGAAAAAATGCCTAATTTCTATGAAAACTTTGAAATATGGTCTAATCAAGCTAACGCAATGCATCAATACGCAATTTGGACTGCATTAGCTACTAAGGGTATTGGTGCATCTTTACAACATTACAATCCTATTGTAGATGAATCTACTGCTAGTCAATTTGATATTCCAAATACTTGGAAATTAATCGCTCAAATGCCTTTCGGTGATGTACGTGAGAATGCTAATGAAAAAGAAATCAAACCTTTAGAAGATCGCTTTATTATTAAAAAGTGA
- the groL gene encoding chaperonin GroEL (60 kDa chaperone family; promotes refolding of misfolded polypeptides especially under stressful conditions; forms two stacked rings of heptamers to form a barrel-shaped 14mer; ends can be capped by GroES; misfolded proteins enter the barrel where they are refolded when GroES binds) produces MAKDLKFSEDARQAMLRGVDKLANAVKVTIGPKGRNVVLDKEYTTPLITNDGVTIAKEIELEDLYENMGAKLVQEVANKTNEIAGDGTTTATVLAQSMIQEGLKNVTSGANPVGLRQGIDKAVKIAVEALHDISQKVENKNEIAQVGAISAADEEIGQYISEAMDKVGNDGVITIEESNGFNTELEVVEGMQFDRGYQSPYMVTDSDKMIAELERPYILVTDKKISSFQDILPLLEQVVQSSRPILIVADEVEGDALTNIVLNRMRGTFTAVAVKAPGFGDRRKAMLEDLAILTGAQVITDDLGLELKDASIDMLGTANKVEVTKDNTTIVDGDGDENNIDARVSQIKAQIEETDSDFDREKLQERLAKLAGGVAVIKVGAASETELKERKLRIEDALNSTRAAVEEGIVAGGGTALVNIYKKVSEIEAEGDVETGVNIVLKALQAPVRQIAENAGLEGSIIVERLKNADAGVGFNAATNEWVNMLEEGIVDPTKVTRSALQHAASVAAMFLTTEAVVATIPEKENNEQPSMGGMPGMM; encoded by the coding sequence ATGGCAAAAGATTTAAAATTCTCAGAAGATGCACGTCAAGCAATGCTAAGAGGTGTAGATAAATTAGCAAATGCTGTAAAAGTAACAATTGGTCCAAAAGGACGTAATGTTGTCTTAGATAAAGAATATACAACACCATTAATTACAAATGATGGGGTTACAATTGCCAAAGAAATCGAGTTAGAAGACCTTTATGAAAACATGGGGGCAAAACTTGTTCAAGAAGTTGCAAACAAAACAAATGAAATTGCTGGTGACGGTACTACGACTGCAACAGTTTTAGCGCAATCAATGATTCAAGAAGGTCTTAAAAACGTAACAAGTGGCGCGAATCCAGTTGGTTTAAGACAAGGTATTGATAAAGCCGTTAAAATAGCTGTAGAAGCTTTACATGATATCTCTCAAAAAGTTGAAAATAAAAATGAAATTGCGCAAGTAGGTGCTATTTCAGCTGCTGACGAAGAAATTGGCCAATACATCTCTGAAGCAATGGATAAAGTCGGTAATGATGGGGTTATTACTATTGAAGAATCAAACGGTTTCAATACAGAACTTGAAGTCGTTGAAGGTATGCAGTTTGATCGTGGTTATCAATCACCTTATATGGTAACTGATTCAGATAAAATGATTGCTGAACTTGAACGCCCATATATTCTCGTTACAGATAAGAAAATTTCATCATTCCAAGATATTTTACCTTTATTAGAACAAGTAGTTCAATCTAGTCGACCAATTTTAATTGTGGCTGATGAGGTAGAAGGCGACGCTCTAACTAATATTGTTTTAAACCGTATGCGTGGTACATTTACAGCTGTTGCTGTTAAAGCTCCTGGTTTTGGTGATCGTCGTAAAGCAATGTTAGAAGACTTAGCTATCCTTACAGGTGCTCAAGTGATTACAGATGATTTAGGATTAGAATTAAAAGATGCATCAATCGATATGCTTGGTACAGCTAATAAAGTAGAAGTCACTAAAGATAATACAACTATTGTAGATGGTGACGGTGATGAAAATAATATCGACGCTCGTGTAAGTCAAATTAAAGCACAAATCGAAGAAACTGACTCTGATTTCGATAGAGAAAAATTACAAGAGCGATTAGCTAAATTAGCTGGCGGTGTAGCAGTCATCAAAGTAGGTGCTGCAAGCGAAACTGAATTAAAAGAACGTAAACTTCGAATAGAAGATGCTTTAAACTCTACACGTGCCGCAGTCGAAGAAGGTATTGTTGCCGGCGGTGGTACTGCCTTAGTTAATATTTATAAAAAGGTAAGCGAAATTGAAGCAGAAGGCGATGTTGAAACAGGAGTAAATATTGTGCTTAAGGCATTACAAGCTCCAGTACGTCAAATTGCAGAAAATGCTGGTTTAGAAGGTTCAATTATAGTTGAACGATTGAAAAATGCAGATGCAGGTGTTGGATTTAACGCAGCGACGAATGAATGGGTAAATATGCTTGAAGAAGGTATTGTAGACCCAACTAAAGTAACTCGTTCAGCACTTCAACACGCAGCAAGCGTAGCAGCAATGTTCTTAACAACTGAAGCAGTAGTAGCTACTATTCCTGAAAAAGAAAATAATGAACAACCAAGTATGGGCGGTATGCCGGGAATGATGTAA